The Arachis ipaensis cultivar K30076 chromosome B07, Araip1.1, whole genome shotgun sequence genomic interval AAAGATGGAGGAccacaagctcctttactacaaACATTTCATTCAAAGTTCCAATGCAAGTTTATCTGAATTGGTGAGTTGCGTGCGAGAGTTGGAGCCACAAATCCGTTCATGTTATTCCGAGAAGATCGATCTCACAGCTGACGAATTCGTGAGGGTAATATTGGTAGACTCTGCTTTCATAATTGAGCTTCTCTTAACAGATGAATGGGCAAAGGATGATGTTATCTTCTTACAACCATGGCTGTTGAGTCGAATAGCATCGGATTTGATATTACTTGAGAATCAACTTCCTTTCTTTGTTTTCGAGAAGCTTCACAATTTagctttttcatcttttttattGAATAACGGTCATCATGAATTCCCTTCGTTTATGAAGCTTGCTTTTCGTTTCTTTTCATTTACTCTCAATTTCAACAAATCGCCGGAACCACCACATGATAGCAGCATATTGCACTTCACGGATCAGATTAGATACTTGTACTTGATGAAGCAACGACCTTCTAAAAGAGAACATAAACCGTTAGTTCTCGGTTACACTGCATACGAGTTAGTTGAAGCGGGAGTGAAGTTCGTAGTAAATGAATCATCATCAAGTCGTGGATGCATGCTAGACTTGGAATTTGAATATGGTACTCTTAAAATTCCACATATTGTAGTGGATGATGGGACAGAAATTTTGTTGAGGAACATTGTGGCTTTAGAACAGTGTCATTATCCTCAAGAACACTACATCATTGACTATGTTAGATTCTTTGGTCAACTCATCAACACAAACAAGGATGTTGGTGTTCTTATTAAAGCTGGAATAATTGATGACATGGTTGGTGGTAATTATGAAAGCTCAGTGGCTAAGTTATTCAGCGATGTTAGGAAGAATATTACAGTGACGAGTGCTAATGTTGATTATCTCAAACTTTGCCATGATTTGAATGCTTACTATAATCATCCATGGCACAGTAAAATGGCAACTCTGAGGCGTGATTATT includes:
- the LOC107608316 gene encoding UPF0481 protein At3g47200-like; the encoded protein is MGNQDQVTIELQALLDKEPLIETKSCSIYKVPDEIRQSNVEAYIPMVVSIGPLHHGDSRLQKMEDHKLLYYKHFIQSSNASLSELVSCVRELEPQIRSCYSEKIDLTADEFVRVILVDSAFIIELLLTDEWAKDDVIFLQPWLLSRIASDLILLENQLPFFVFEKLHNLAFSSFLLNNGHHEFPSFMKLAFRFFSFTLNFNKSPEPPHDSSILHFTDQIRYLYLMKQRPSKREHKPLVLGYTAYELVEAGVKFVVNESSSSRGCMLDLEFEYGTLKIPHIVVDDGTEILLRNIVALEQCHYPQEHYIIDYVRFFGQLINTNKDVGVLIKAGIIDDMVGGNYESSVAKLFSDVRKNITVTSANVDYLKLCHDLNAYYNHPWHSKMATLRRDYFTTPWKTAASIAGIFLLILTVIQTVCSILQVLCS